One segment of Mesoplodon densirostris isolate mMesDen1 chromosome 6, mMesDen1 primary haplotype, whole genome shotgun sequence DNA contains the following:
- the CIMIP2A gene encoding ciliary microtubule inner protein 2A has translation MTATQKNNLFSPKPHYIPGYAGFYPQLRYQVGNTYGRTTAQLLTDASVQKSPCSVLSPIAQPRSIEDFSKSKPPFTPCRELTEPCVSQNTSLKPYKNLEILGQFPPQEVDAQVPLGGENVSREVPLPAGFMPYHPYPPCPPGRKGGSRDLGHPGLQLALGEEAWMSATPAHEAPTQYQLCSCRREECPPPAHQQETLHVGSFHRPPQLDHPDLIQRKAISGYAGFVPRFAWVIGMNFRDGVAQATDEFDKSQFLLRNPIRAPGERPPRTQWPSNTIYRSQGLIPFYTGFIPSSRDNYTLTFGNSTRKAYQEELERRNQTR, from the exons ATGACAGCTACTCAGAAGAACAACCTCTTCTCGCCGAAACCTCACTACATCCCTGG CTATGCCGGCTTCTACCCGCAGCTGCGCTACCAGGTGGGGAACACCTATGGGCGCACCACGGCACAGCTGCTCACGGACGCCAGTGTGCagaagagcccgtgctccgtgcTGTCCCCCATAGCCCAGCCCAGGTCCATCGAGGACTTCAGCAAGTCCAAGCCGCCTTTTACGCCCTGCCGTGAACTGACAGAGCCCTGCGTCTCCCAGAACACCA GTCTGAAGCCCTACAAGAACTTGGAGATTCTGGGCCAGTTCCCACCCCAGGAGGTGGATGCCCAGGTGCCGCTGGGAGGAGAGAATGtatccagggaagtcccactgccTGCAGGCTTCATGCCCTACCACCCCTACCCCCCTTGCCCACCGGGCAGGAAGGGGGGCTCCAGGGACCTTGGACACCCGGGCCTGCAGTTGGCACTAGGGGAAGAGGCCTGGATGAGCGCCACCCCTGCCCATGAGGCCCCCACGCAGTACCAG CTGTGCTCCTGCAGGAGGGAAGAGTGCCCGCCCCCAGCCCACCAGCAGGAGACACTACACGTGGGCAGCTTCCACAGGCCGCCCCAGCTGGACCACCCCGACCTGATCCAGCGCAAGGCCATCTCAG gttaCGCTGGCTTTGTCCCTCGGTTTGCCTGGGTGATAGGGATGAATTTTCGCGATGGGGTCGCACAGGCCACGGATGAGTTCGACAAGAGCCAG TTCCTGCTCAGAAATCCCATCCGTGCCCCAGGCGAGAGGCCGCCCAGAACGCAGTGGCCTAGCAACACCATATACAGAAGCCAAGGCCTGATACCTTTCTACACAGGGTTCATACCGT CCTCGCGGGACAACTACACGCTGACGTTTGGCAACAGCACCCGCAAGGCCTATCAGGAGGAACTGGAGAGGCGCAACCAGACACGGTGA
- the TUBB4B gene encoding tubulin beta-4B chain, with protein MREIVHLQAGQCGNQIGAKFWEVISDEHGIDPTGTYHGDSDLQLERINVYYNEATGGKYVPRAVLVDLEPGTMDSVRSGPFGQIFRPDNFVFGQSGAGNNWAKGHYTEGAELVDSVLDVVRKEAESCDCLQGFQLTHSLGGGTGSGMGTLLISKIREEYPDRIMNTFSVVPSPKVSDTVVEPYNATLSVHQLVENTDETYCIDNEALYDICFRTLKLTTPTYGDLNHLVSATMSGVTTCLRFPGQLNADLRKLAVNMVPFPRLHFFMPGFAPLTSRGSQQYRALTVPELTQQMFDAKNMMAACDPRHGRYLTVAAVFRGRMSMKEVDEQMLNVQNKNSSYFVEWIPNNVKTAVCDIPPRGLKMSATFIGNSTAIQELFKRISEQFTAMFRRKAFLHWYTGEGMDEMEFTEAESNMNDLVSEYQQYQDATAEEEGEFEEEAEEEVA; from the exons ATGAGGGAGATCGTGCACCTGCAGGCCGGCCAGTGCGGCAACCAGATCGGCGCCAAG TTTTGGGAGGTGATCAGCGATGAGCATGGCATCGATCCTACCGGCACCTACCACGGGGACAGCGACCTGCAGCTGGAGCGGATCAACGTGTACTACAACGAGGCCACGG GTGGCAAGTACGTGCCCCGCGCCGTGCTCGTGGATCTGGAGCCGGGCACCATGGACTCCGTGCGCTCGGGGCCCTTCGGGCAGATATTCAGGCCGGACAACTTCGTCTTCG GTCAGAGCGGTGCCGGGAACAACTGGGCCAAGGGTCATTACACAGAAGGTGCGGAGCTGGTGGACTCGGTGCTGGATGTCGTGAGGAAGGAGGCCGAGAGCTGCGACTGCCTGCAGGGCTTCCAGCTGACCCACTCGCTGGGGGGCGGCACCGGCTCCGGGATGGGCACCCTCCTCATCAGCAAGATCCGTGAGGAGTACCCCGACCGCATCATGAACACCTTCAGCGTGGTGCCCTCGCCCAAAGTATCGGACACCGTGGTGGAGCCCTACAACGCCACCCTCTCCGTGCACCAGCTCGTAGAGAACACAGACGAGACCTACTGCATTGATAACGAGGCTCTCTACGACATCTGCTTCAGAACCCTGAAGTTGACCACGCCCACCTATGGTGATCTGAACCACCTAGTGTCAGCCACCATGAGTGGGGTCACCACCTGCCTGCGCTTCCCAGGCCAGCTCAATGCTGACCTGCGAAAGCTGGCTGTCAATATGGTCCCCTTCCCCCGTCTGCACTTCTTCATGCCCGGCTTCGCCCCACTGACCAGCCGGGGCAGCCAGCAGTACCGGGCGCTGACGGTGCCCGAGCTCACCCAGCAGATGTTTGATGCCAAGAACATGATGGCGGCCTGTGACCCCCGCCATGGCCGCTACCTGACCGTGGCCGCCGTGTTCCGGGGCCGCATGTCCATGAAGGAGGTGGACGAGCAGATGCTTAACGTCCAAAACAAGAACAGCAGCTATTTTGTCGAGTGGATCCCCAATAACGTGAAAACAGCTGTTTGTGATATCCCACCCCGGGGGCTAAAAATGTCTGCCACCTTCATCGGAAACAGCACGGCCATCCAGGAGCTGTTCAAGCGCATCTCGGAGCAGTTCACGGCCATGTTCCGCCGCAAGGCCTTCCTGCACTGGTACACCGGCGAGGGCATGGACGAGATGGAGTTCACCGAGGCAGAGAGCAACATGAACGACCTGGTGTCTGAGTACCAGCAGTACCAGGACGCCACAGCCGAGGAGGAGGGCGAGTTCGAGGAGGAGGCCGAGGAAGAGGTGGCCTAG